In a single window of the Phocoena phocoena chromosome 14, mPhoPho1.1, whole genome shotgun sequence genome:
- the EVA1A gene encoding protein eva-1 homolog A, translated as MSKLEVSLGFPDLESSITFVRKNPERAALYFVSGVCIGLVLTVAALVMRISCHTDCRQHPQKKFLQDQESSSNSSDSEDGSSYAASDISVRRHRRFERTLNKNVFTSAEELERAQRLEERERIIREIWMNGQPEVPGTRSLNRYY; from the exons atgagtAAGTTAGAAGTCAGTCTTGGGTTCCCTGATCTCGAGTCATCCATCACTTTTGTTAGAA aaAATCCTGAGCGAGCAGCCCTGTACTTTGTCTCTGGTGTGTGCATCGGGCTGGTCCTCACCGTAGCTGCCCTGGTGATGAGGATCTCTTGCCACACAGACTGCCGGCAACATCCCCAGAAGAAGTTCCTGCAGGACCAAgaaagcagcagcaacagcagcgaCAGCGAGGATGGCAGCTCCTACGCGGCATCTGACATCTCAGTCAGGAGACATCGTCGCTTCGAGAGGACTTTGAACAAGAACGTCTTCACCTCAGCGGAGGAGCTGGAGCGTGCCCAGCGGCTAGAGGAGCGGGAACGCATCATCAGGGAGATTTGGATGAATGGCCAGCCCGAGGTTCCTGGCACCAGGAGCCTGAACCGCTACTACTAG